From one Coffea eugenioides isolate CCC68of chromosome 11, Ceug_1.0, whole genome shotgun sequence genomic stretch:
- the LOC113753923 gene encoding probable galacturonosyltransferase-like 6: MVRCRFISSFVLVSLLLLPTLASRSFPTKLDARPSPGYREAPVYRNGDQCQISAPRDSGEMGVGRPFLVHVAMTLDSVYFRGSVAAVNSILRHASCPENIFFHFVADPASSAAGSSPTPDEFARILRSIFPSLAFKVYPFNSSERVKNLISSSIRQALDNPLNYARSYLAEIIDPCVSRVIYLDSDIIVVDDIQKLWSTTLTGSRVIGAPQYCHANFTKYFTNQFWFRPDFSKTFRGKKPCYFNTGVMIMDLDKWRRGDFTGKIEKWMEIQRETRIYELGSLPPFLLVFGGEVHAIDDRWNQHGLGGDNVVNSCRSLHPGPVSLLHWSGKGKPWVRLDERRPCPVDHLWEPHDLYRQRGHNGRRARW, translated from the coding sequence ATGGTCCGTTGCAGATTCATTTCCTCTTTTGTGCTAGTTTCGCTGCTGCTTTTACCAACGCTTGCCAGCCGATCATTCCCCACAAAACTAGATGCCAGGCCTTCGCCAGGATACCGTGAAGCACCGGTGTATAGGAATGGAGACCAGTGTCAAATCTCAGCTCCGAGAGACTCGGGGGAAATGGGTGTTGGTCGTCCTTTCCTCGTTCACGTGGCCATGACGCTTGATTCTGTCTACTTTAGAGGTTCCGTGGCAGCAGTTAACTCCATACTCAGGCATGCTTCTTGCCCGGAAAACATTTTCTTTCACTTCGTCGCAGATCCAGCTTCCAGTGCCGCCGGCTCTTCACCTACGCCTGACGAATTCGCTAGAATCCTAAGATCCATCTTTCCGTCCCTGGCTTTCAAGGTTTATCCTTTCAACTCTTCCGAGCGTGTTAAGAATTTGATATCCTCTTCCATTCGTCAAGCTCTGGATAACCCCTTAAACTACGCAAGAAGCTACTTGGCTGAAATCATCGACCCATGTGTATCCCGAGTGATTTACCTGGATTCTGACATCATCGTCGTCGATGACATCCAGAAACTGTGGTCAACAACTCTGACCGGTTCTAGAGTAATTGGTGCTCCCCAGTACTGTCATGCCAACTTCACCAAATATTTCACCAATCAGTTCTGGTTTCGACCAGATTTTTCAAAGACTTTCCGAGGAAAGAAACCGTGTTATTTCAATACAGGGGTGATGATCATGGATTTAGACAAGTGGCGGAGGGGAGACTTTACCGGGAAGATTGAGAAATGGATGGAGATACAGAGGGAGACGAGGATATACGAGTTGGGTTCGTTACCACCTTTCTTGCTGGTTTTCGGCGGAGAGGTTCACGCGATTGATGACAGATGGAATCAACACGGCCTTGGCGGGGACAATGTGGTAAACAGTTGTAGATCATTGCACCCCGGTCCGGTTAGTTTGCTGCATTGGAGCGGAAAGGGAAAGCCATGGGTGAGGCTTGACGAAAGAAGGCCATGTCCTGTAGATCATCTATGGGAACCCCATGATTTGTATAGGCAACGTGGCCACAACGGCCGCCGCGCACGGTGGTGA
- the LOC113752903 gene encoding uncharacterized protein LOC113752903, whose product MAASTARAFLVYPATHPSLRPYHHHQLLQRLQPPPQPPPPSSADLHLLIRPWLPSILPCKRRGFSSASSSAVSCLISGVDGGGVSDDFVSTRKSGFSREFSVIANMLKRIEPLDASVISKGVSDSAKDSMKQTISTMLGLLPSDQFSVTVWFPKRPLDRLIVSSIITGYTLWNAEYRISLMRNFDITLDISKDYQHLEENGVSELKGKQSERAEGIARVDGCAEVLDRKQGDSLGNLSPEVVEYIQQLESELSSVKQELHTRKQENLQMEYVKRSNNDLLEYLRSLDSDMVAELSRPSSWEVEDFIHQLAQNILQRFFKDEITSNAGEDFSLASIENYDNGNECSDTIGTSRDYLAKLLFWCMLLGHHLRGLENRLHLSCAVGLL is encoded by the exons ATGGCAGCCTCAACAGCTAGGGCTTTCTTAGTCTATCCGGCCACCCACCCCTCCCTCAGGCCTTATCACCACCACCAACTTCTTCAACGGCTGCAACCCCCTCCTCAACCGCCACCCCCTTCTTCTGCCGACCTCCACCTCCTCATCCGACCGTGGCTTCCGTCCATCCTCCCCTGTAAGCGTAGGGGATTCTCGTCGGCTTCCTCATCCGCCGTCAGCTGCCTAATTTCCGGAGTGGACGGCGGTGGAGTCTCTGACGATTTCGTCTCCACTAGGAAGTCTGGATTCAGCCGCGAATTCTCCGTTATCGCCAACATGCTCAAGCGAATTGAGCCACTCGACGCCTCCGTCATCTCCAAAGGTGTATCCGACTCCGCTAAGGACTCGATGAAGCAGACCATTTCTACTATGCTGGGCCTGCTCCCATCCGATCAATTTTCCGTCACCGTCTGGTTTCCCAAACGCCCTCTCGACCGCCTTATCGTTTCCTCCATAATTACCGG GTATACTTTGTGGAATGCGGAGTATCGGATTTCGTTGATGAGAAATTTTGACATAACTTTGGATATCTCCAAAGATTATCAACATTTGGAGGAGAATGGGGTTTCAGAGCTGAAGGGAAAACAGAGTGAACGAGCGGAAGGTATAGCTAGGGTGGACGGTTGTGCGGAAGTTTTGGATAGAAAACAGGGGGATAGCCTCGGAAATTTGTCTCCTGAAGTTGTGGAATACATTCAACAATTGGAGTCGGAGCTGTCTAGTGTTAAACAG GAACTTCATACCCGTAAACAGGAAAATTTGCAAATGGAGTATGTCAAAAGGAGCAATAATGATCTATTAGAGTACTTGAGGTCTTTGGATTCTGATATG GTTGCTGAATTGTCAAGACCTTCATCTTGGGAAGTGGAAGATTTCATTCACCAACTTGCACAAAATATATTGcaaagatttttcaaagatgAGATTACTTCCAATGCTGGAGAGGATTTTAGTCTAGCAAGTATAGAAAATTATGATAATGGCAATGAATGTTCTGATACGATTGGCACTTCGCGGGATTACTTGGCTAAGCTTCTTTTCTG GTGCATGTTGCTGGGACATCATTTAAGAGGGTTGGAGAATAGACTGCATCTAAGTTGTGCCGTCGGCTTGTTGTAA
- the LOC113753125 gene encoding uncharacterized protein LOC113753125 → MASSTVNRWLRPEVYPLFAAVGVAVGICGAQLIRNICINPEVRVTKENRAAGVLENHAEGEKYAEHALRKFVRNRAPQIMPSVNNFFSKPQI, encoded by the exons ATGGCGTCATCCACCGTCAACAGATGGCTTAGGCCCGAG GTATATCCGCTGTTCGCAGCAGTTGGGGTGGCCGTCGGTATTTGCGGGGCGCAATTGATCCGCAACATCTGCATCAACCCGGAAGTCCG GGTGACCAAGGAGAACAGAGCTGCTGGAGTTCTTGAAAACCATGCAGAAGGGGAGAAGTACGCTGAACATGCTCTCAGAAAGTTTGTTCGTAATAGGGCTCCCCAGATCATGCCTTCTGTCAACAATTTCTTCTCAAAACCGCAGATTTGA